Proteins encoded together in one Chitinophaga lutea window:
- a CDS encoding ABC transporter ATP-binding protein has protein sequence MSQHAIAISAQGLKKSYKNVPVLKGVDFQVRKGHIFALLGSNGAGKTTIVKILTTLLKQDGGSASVNGFDVVSKPGNVRQSISLTGQFAAVDEVLTGRENLVMIGQLRHLSHPHQVADDLLKRFGLTEAAGRRASTYSGGMRRRLDIAMSLVGNPQLIFLDEPTTGLDPEARIEVWKIVKELAGSGTTVFLTTQYLDEAEQLADRIAILHEGRIIVNGTLAELKKLFPPATVEYVEKQPTLEEIFLAIIGKKEEQ, from the coding sequence ATGTCACAACATGCAATCGCCATCTCGGCGCAAGGGTTGAAAAAATCCTATAAAAACGTCCCGGTGCTGAAAGGCGTGGATTTCCAGGTAAGGAAGGGCCATATTTTCGCCTTGCTCGGCTCCAACGGGGCCGGCAAAACAACGATCGTCAAAATCCTCACCACGCTGCTGAAGCAGGACGGCGGAAGCGCCAGCGTAAACGGGTTCGATGTGGTGTCGAAACCTGGCAATGTAAGGCAGTCGATCAGCCTGACGGGCCAATTCGCCGCGGTGGACGAGGTGTTGACCGGCCGTGAAAATCTTGTCATGATCGGCCAGTTGCGGCACCTCAGCCATCCGCACCAGGTTGCGGACGATCTGCTGAAACGCTTCGGTCTGACCGAAGCCGCCGGCCGGAGGGCGTCAACATATTCCGGAGGGATGCGCCGCCGGCTCGACATTGCCATGAGCCTGGTGGGAAACCCCCAACTCATTTTCCTCGACGAACCCACCACCGGGCTCGACCCCGAGGCCCGCATCGAGGTCTGGAAGATCGTGAAGGAACTGGCCGGCAGCGGCACCACGGTATTCCTGACCACCCAGTACCTGGATGAGGCCGAGCAGCTTGCTGACAGGATCGCGATCCTGCACGAAGGCAGGATCATCGTGAACGGCACGCTTGCGGAACTCAAAAAGCTGTTCCCGCCGGCAACAGTGGAATATGTCGAAAAACAGCCGACGCTGGAGGAGATATTCCTCGCCATCATCGGCAAAAAGGAGGAACAGTAA
- the gwsG gene encoding grasp-with-spasm system ATP-grasp peptide maturase yields the protein MVVIFGRLDDASTTFVAEWIHSFGKEYVILNTDDERGQFVRYSSPEKALVFEKESRTVNLLDVESVWVRRNGMSQKAFGRHQEDINLNVFFDKTNRAQQHITKETNVLIEYIHDAVSKNCDRVLGAYRQGDVNKLVILDIAEKCGLSVPVNHIVSKKSQIAALLKQGRKLITKPLSQGVYAFTDTIAYFSYVENITEKNLRDIPDTFFPSWLQEKVEKKYELRVFYFLGKCYSMAIFSQEHEATSTDFRRSNDETPTRHVPFQLPPEVEGKITDLMNAIHLNTGSIDIIVDVHDNYVFLEVNPVGQFAMTSYPCNYYLEKLVAGYLCEKNIG from the coding sequence ATGGTCGTTATTTTCGGAAGGTTAGACGACGCCTCCACCACCTTTGTAGCGGAATGGATCCATTCTTTTGGCAAAGAATACGTCATCCTCAATACGGATGACGAGCGGGGGCAGTTCGTACGGTACAGTTCCCCGGAAAAGGCATTGGTCTTTGAAAAAGAATCGAGGACGGTGAACCTGCTCGACGTGGAAAGCGTCTGGGTACGGAGGAACGGCATGTCGCAGAAGGCATTCGGCCGCCACCAGGAGGATATCAATCTGAATGTGTTCTTTGACAAAACGAACCGTGCGCAGCAGCATATCACCAAGGAAACGAATGTCCTGATCGAATACATTCACGACGCCGTCAGCAAAAACTGCGACAGGGTGCTCGGCGCCTACCGGCAGGGCGATGTCAACAAACTGGTCATCCTGGATATCGCCGAAAAATGCGGGTTGTCCGTTCCGGTCAACCACATCGTATCGAAGAAAAGCCAGATAGCCGCACTGTTGAAACAGGGGCGAAAGCTGATCACCAAGCCGCTGAGCCAGGGTGTGTACGCGTTTACCGACACCATTGCCTACTTTTCATACGTGGAAAATATTACGGAGAAAAACCTGCGGGACATCCCCGATACTTTTTTCCCGTCGTGGCTGCAGGAAAAGGTCGAAAAAAAGTACGAACTGCGGGTTTTCTACTTCCTGGGAAAATGTTACAGCATGGCCATTTTTTCCCAGGAACATGAAGCGACCAGTACCGACTTCAGGCGATCGAACGACGAAACGCCCACCCGGCACGTTCCCTTCCAGCTCCCCCCGGAAGTGGAGGGCAAGATTACCGACCTCATGAACGCCATCCACCTGAATACCGGCTCCATCGATATCATCGTGGATGTGCATGACAATTATGTTTTTCTCGAGGTGAACCCCGTCGGGCAGTTCGCCATGACATCATACCCCTGTAACTATTACCTGGAAAAGTTAGTAGCCGGGTATTTATGTGAAAAAAATATTGGATAA
- a CDS encoding peptidase domain-containing ABC transporter, which produces MSKHTYYRQLNAMDCGATCLRMVAKYHGRHYTADSLRHMTGFNKEGVSLLGISETAERIGFRTRGVKITFDQLRQVPLPAILHWNQNHFVVLTKANGRSLTVADPAKGMIKFMPSEFEKHWVSSKNQSELDTGVALLMETTPAFYESSGEKEKKLSWSIIFRYLQSARWQIFQVFLALVLTSLMQLVFPFLTQSIVDTGISTQNLQYVVIILLAQLMLTFSQTIVSFIQNRLLLRISNMLNIQVLSDFWIKLTRLPVSYFDVRHTGDTLQRIGDHKKIQGFLTGTALNTLFSVFTFLVYAVVLIIYSTTLFFVFCAGAAVYFTWIQLFLRIRRKINYETFHLSAKENNSTLELIQGMQEIRLNNAERQKRWEWENIQANVFKLNFKNLNYSQVQQAGATLISQVQGIATSFIVAKLVIDGQLTLGAMLATQYIIGQLTGPVQQWVGFIQNFQDARISMERLNEIHQLNDEEPADKNYLQRLPEQTGIQLENLTFTYPGAGNEPILKDINLAIPGKKITAIVGASGSGKTTLVKLLLKVYDHYEGTIRIGAHDDFKGHMNGTKLNFIGHAAWRKNCGAVLQDGYIFNDTIARNIAVGVDEIEYDRLVESCRISNIHSFIESLPNGYHTKLGAEGTGVSQGQKQRILIARAIYKNPEYLFLDEATNALDAGNEREIVENLGKVFQGRTVVVVAHRLSTVRNADKIVVLNAGKIVEEGTHAELTRLKGRYYELVKNQLELGNG; this is translated from the coding sequence ATGAGTAAACACACTTACTATCGACAATTGAATGCCATGGATTGCGGTGCAACATGCCTGCGCATGGTGGCAAAATATCACGGCCGGCACTATACTGCAGACAGCCTGCGTCACATGACAGGGTTTAATAAAGAAGGCGTTTCATTACTCGGTATCAGTGAAACGGCCGAACGGATCGGGTTCAGGACACGCGGTGTGAAGATCACCTTCGATCAACTGCGGCAGGTCCCCCTGCCGGCCATTCTGCACTGGAACCAGAATCACTTTGTTGTGCTGACGAAAGCCAATGGCCGCAGCCTGACGGTGGCCGATCCCGCAAAGGGAATGATAAAATTCATGCCGTCCGAATTTGAAAAGCACTGGGTTTCTTCGAAGAATCAAAGCGAGCTCGACACGGGGGTTGCGCTGTTGATGGAAACTACGCCGGCCTTTTATGAAAGCAGCGGCGAGAAAGAAAAAAAACTGAGCTGGTCCATCATTTTCCGGTACCTGCAGTCGGCACGCTGGCAGATCTTCCAGGTGTTCCTCGCATTGGTTCTCACCTCGCTCATGCAGCTCGTGTTCCCGTTCCTGACGCAGAGTATCGTGGATACCGGCATCTCCACGCAGAACCTCCAGTATGTCGTGATCATCCTGCTGGCCCAGCTGATGCTGACTTTCAGCCAGACCATCGTGAGTTTCATCCAGAACCGCCTTTTACTGCGGATTTCAAACATGCTGAATATCCAGGTACTGTCGGACTTCTGGATCAAACTCACCAGATTGCCGGTATCGTATTTTGACGTCCGGCATACCGGCGATACGCTGCAGCGGATCGGCGATCATAAAAAAATACAGGGTTTCCTCACCGGCACGGCGCTCAATACATTGTTCTCCGTTTTTACATTCCTGGTGTATGCCGTTGTGCTGATCATTTACAGCACAACGCTTTTTTTCGTTTTCTGCGCGGGCGCAGCGGTATATTTTACGTGGATCCAGCTGTTTCTGCGGATCCGGAGGAAAATCAACTATGAAACATTTCATCTTTCCGCCAAAGAAAATAATTCCACCCTGGAATTGATACAGGGCATGCAGGAAATACGGCTGAACAATGCGGAAAGGCAGAAACGCTGGGAATGGGAAAACATACAGGCGAACGTTTTTAAACTGAATTTCAAAAACCTCAATTACAGCCAGGTACAACAGGCCGGCGCAACGCTGATCAGCCAGGTACAGGGGATCGCGACGAGTTTTATCGTTGCCAAACTCGTTATCGACGGGCAGCTGACGCTGGGCGCGATGCTGGCAACGCAGTATATCATCGGGCAGCTGACCGGCCCCGTGCAGCAATGGGTAGGGTTTATCCAGAATTTCCAGGACGCCCGGATCAGCATGGAACGCCTGAATGAAATTCACCAGCTGAACGATGAAGAGCCGGCAGACAAAAACTATCTGCAGCGGTTGCCGGAGCAAACGGGCATCCAGCTCGAAAACCTCACCTTTACTTATCCGGGTGCGGGAAACGAGCCCATTCTGAAAGACATCAACCTGGCCATTCCGGGAAAAAAAATCACGGCAATTGTGGGGGCCAGCGGCTCGGGGAAAACCACCCTGGTCAAACTCCTGCTGAAAGTGTACGATCACTACGAAGGTACCATCAGGATAGGCGCCCACGATGACTTTAAAGGCCATATGAACGGTACGAAGCTGAACTTCATCGGCCACGCCGCCTGGCGGAAAAACTGCGGTGCGGTATTGCAGGACGGCTACATCTTCAACGACACGATCGCCAGGAATATCGCGGTGGGTGTTGATGAAATCGAATACGACCGGCTGGTGGAAAGCTGCAGGATCTCCAACATTCATTCCTTCATCGAATCGCTGCCGAACGGCTATCATACCAAGCTGGGCGCCGAAGGCACCGGTGTCAGCCAGGGTCAGAAACAACGCATCCTGATCGCCCGGGCCATCTACAAAAACCCCGAATACCTCTTCCTGGATGAAGCGACCAACGCTTTGGATGCCGGTAACGAACGGGAAATCGTCGAGAACCTCGGCAAAGTATTTCAGGGCAGAACCGTGGTGGTGGTCGCCCACCGGCTCAGTACCGTCAGGAATGCAGACAAGATAGTGGTGCTGAACGCCGGAAAAATTGTGGAAGAAGGCACACACGCCGAACTGACCCGCTTAAAGGGAAGATATTACGAACTGGTCAAAAATCAGCTGGAACTCGGAAACGGATAA
- the gwsS gene encoding grasp-with-spasm system SPASM domain peptide maturase, which translates to MTKNDLPPAKYFYLFADLLVTKGFTRTLITDTSRQALHFIDNSYYEALMLCRHHTLGEIAGMMEAEEDVTLFHTFIGEMLDSKMGALVDDIALFPEIEKYWDHPSVITNAIIDIRDAAHDFDKVFSELDQLGCEYVEIRSYREQTIEEIERILKFSAQRRIKKLFFLTRYSDKHTAGELGALFSRYTFLALTLYATPAECIPELEKSIEYGVAFVRQEISSAQCCGNISFEGFQVPKIKNIMENFLYNGCLNRKISIDENGQVKNCPSMKHSYGHIDDISLRSVVDRDDFRLVWGITKEKISECADCEYRSICTDCRVFIKNENDIYSKPSKCKYDPYSGRWAS; encoded by the coding sequence ATGACGAAAAATGATTTGCCGCCGGCAAAGTACTTTTACCTGTTTGCGGATCTCCTCGTAACAAAAGGTTTCACACGCACCCTGATCACCGACACCTCCAGGCAAGCCCTGCATTTTATCGACAACTCGTACTATGAGGCGCTGATGCTGTGCAGGCATCATACATTGGGAGAGATCGCCGGTATGATGGAGGCGGAAGAGGATGTAACGTTATTCCATACGTTCATCGGTGAAATGCTCGACAGTAAAATGGGCGCGCTGGTAGACGACATTGCGCTTTTCCCGGAAATCGAGAAGTACTGGGACCATCCTTCGGTGATCACCAACGCCATCATCGACATCCGGGACGCCGCGCATGATTTCGACAAGGTATTCAGCGAACTGGACCAGCTGGGATGCGAATATGTTGAAATAAGGTCGTACCGGGAACAGACCATCGAAGAGATCGAGCGGATCCTGAAATTTTCTGCGCAGCGGAGAATCAAAAAGCTGTTTTTCCTCACCAGGTATTCTGACAAGCATACCGCCGGGGAGCTGGGCGCTTTGTTCTCCAGGTATACGTTCCTGGCGCTTACCCTCTATGCGACGCCGGCGGAGTGCATACCCGAACTGGAAAAATCCATCGAGTACGGCGTGGCATTTGTCAGGCAGGAGATCTCGTCGGCACAATGCTGCGGCAACATCAGCTTTGAAGGTTTCCAGGTGCCGAAAATAAAAAACATCATGGAGAACTTCCTCTATAACGGGTGCCTGAACAGAAAAATCAGCATAGACGAAAACGGGCAGGTGAAAAATTGTCCTTCGATGAAGCATTCGTACGGGCATATCGATGATATTTCACTCCGGTCCGTTGTGGACCGGGACGACTTCAGGTTGGTGTGGGGCATCACGAAGGAAAAAATCAGTGAATGCGCCGATTGCGAATACCGGTCCATCTGCACGGATTGCCGGGTATTCATAAAGAATGAAAACGATATCTATTCCAAGCCCAGCAAATGCAAATACGACCCGTACTCGGGCCGGTGGGCGTCGTAA
- a CDS encoding glycosyltransferase family 2 protein: MPLVSVVLPAHNCEQFITESIESVLNQSLTDFELIIVNDASTDRTPEIIRSIPDKRIVYLENKSKQGIARSLNKGLHFSKGRYIARMDGDDIAMDTRFEKQVTYLDENTDVSVLGTNMELMGTGTVGTMAVGDEIHRIYLLKVNTIAHPTVMMRKAHLTANRLFYDRLADYAEDYKLWTDVAGSNLKIETYPEVLLKYRPHQKQTSVTKSREMELTVHKIRLLYAYNYFSGTLRGREDIYLELMSNCMDPGKTDDYHQLIHDIKAENSRKHYFNEKLFERFFEKVLEGSI; this comes from the coding sequence ATGCCATTAGTTTCTGTAGTGCTCCCTGCTCATAATTGTGAACAATTCATCACGGAGAGCATCGAGTCTGTCCTGAACCAGTCGCTGACCGACTTTGAACTGATCATCGTCAATGATGCCTCCACCGACCGTACCCCTGAAATTATCCGGAGTATACCGGATAAACGGATTGTTTACCTGGAAAACAAAAGCAAACAGGGGATAGCGAGGTCGCTGAACAAGGGGCTGCACTTTTCCAAAGGCAGGTATATCGCGCGGATGGACGGGGACGATATTGCGATGGATACCCGTTTTGAAAAGCAGGTGACCTACCTGGACGAAAACACGGATGTGTCTGTACTTGGTACGAACATGGAACTGATGGGAACGGGCACCGTCGGTACAATGGCCGTCGGCGATGAAATACACAGGATTTACCTGCTAAAGGTAAATACCATCGCGCACCCTACCGTGATGATGCGGAAGGCGCATCTCACCGCCAACCGGCTTTTCTATGACAGGCTGGCGGATTATGCCGAAGACTATAAATTGTGGACGGATGTGGCGGGCAGTAACCTGAAAATCGAGACGTACCCCGAGGTATTGCTGAAGTACCGGCCTCATCAGAAGCAGACATCCGTCACCAAATCGCGCGAAATGGAGCTGACCGTGCATAAGATCAGGCTCCTGTACGCGTACAATTATTTTTCCGGCACTTTGCGGGGAAGGGAAGACATTTACCTCGAACTGATGTCCAATTGCATGGACCCCGGTAAAACGGACGATTATCATCAGCTGATCCATGATATCAAAGCGGAAAACAGCAGAAAACACTATTTTAACGAAAAATTATTCGAGCGTTTTTTTGAGAAAGTGCTGGAAGGGAGTATTTAA
- a CDS encoding alpha-1,2-fucosyltransferase, whose protein sequence is MPKTEKMIVVKLAGGIGNQMFQYAFGRYLSVTFGFPLFLDISLYKFNLSNRTFDLNIFRLHKDIMLTDQDGVASMSRGRATFYLNEQSFHFNDLIERTIRETAAAGKDAVYVIIGYWQSERYFETITGAIRNEFRFAEKTGRKFQQLNKRISGENAVMVNVRRGDYLEHLDYHGVVSPEYIQRAMALIMQKTDSPHFFIFSDDIPWCREHIMFYDNITLVDEKYYDAQFRGYLELMTNCRHFIIANSTFSWWSAWLAPNKEKIVIAPEKWFEAPGADTKDLLQEEWIRL, encoded by the coding sequence TTGCCAAAAACGGAAAAGATGATCGTCGTTAAGTTAGCGGGGGGAATCGGGAACCAGATGTTTCAGTACGCATTCGGAAGATACCTCTCCGTAACGTTCGGTTTTCCCCTTTTTCTCGACATCTCCCTCTATAAATTCAATCTTTCAAACCGGACCTTCGACCTGAATATCTTCCGGCTGCATAAAGATATCATGCTTACCGATCAGGACGGGGTAGCCAGCATGAGCAGGGGCAGGGCCACGTTTTACCTGAATGAGCAGTCTTTTCATTTCAACGACCTGATAGAACGGACGATCAGGGAAACTGCTGCCGCCGGAAAAGATGCGGTGTACGTCATTATCGGGTACTGGCAGTCTGAGCGGTACTTCGAAACGATAACGGGCGCCATCAGGAACGAATTCCGTTTCGCTGAAAAAACCGGGCGAAAGTTTCAGCAGCTGAATAAAAGGATATCGGGAGAAAATGCGGTGATGGTCAACGTAAGGCGCGGAGATTATCTGGAGCACCTGGATTATCATGGCGTTGTGAGCCCGGAATATATTCAGCGGGCCATGGCGCTGATCATGCAAAAGACCGACAGCCCCCATTTCTTCATATTCTCCGACGACATACCCTGGTGCAGGGAACACATCATGTTTTATGACAACATCACCCTCGTGGATGAAAAATATTACGATGCCCAATTCAGGGGTTACCTGGAGCTGATGACGAATTGCCGGCATTTTATCATCGCCAACAGTACATTTTCCTGGTGGTCGGCCTGGCTGGCGCCCAACAAGGAAAAGATCGTGATAGCACCTGAAAAATGGTTTGAAGCCCCCGGTGCCGACACGAAAGATCTTCTGCAAGAAGAATGGATCCGACTGTAA
- a CDS encoding class I SAM-dependent methyltransferase — protein MDKSEKFWNRSANGYDREEMKDRAVRARIVEKVKKHLKKTDSVLDFGCATGIVAHEITGDVHMVHGIDMSAEMIRIAQQRAAGRNIDNVRYTRSTIFDDGLKTGTFDVILGIYMLHLQDNLPAVLKRIHELLKPGGRFLSVTPCLGKRSLAGIVLSIVSKTGLIPPLRLFNIAEAESALIAAGFEVTETECLKRRGKQYFIAAGESPAATPMPV, from the coding sequence ATGGATAAATCAGAGAAATTCTGGAACAGGAGTGCGAACGGGTACGACCGGGAAGAAATGAAGGACAGGGCTGTACGCGCCCGGATCGTTGAGAAAGTAAAAAAGCACCTCAAAAAAACGGACAGCGTGCTGGACTTTGGCTGCGCTACCGGCATCGTGGCCCACGAAATTACCGGGGACGTGCATATGGTACACGGTATCGACATGTCGGCGGAAATGATCCGGATAGCACAGCAAAGAGCCGCCGGGCGCAATATCGACAATGTACGATACACCCGTTCCACAATATTTGATGACGGGCTGAAGACCGGCACTTTTGACGTGATCCTGGGCATTTACATGCTCCATTTGCAGGACAACCTGCCGGCAGTGTTAAAGAGAATACATGAATTATTAAAACCCGGTGGACGGTTCCTGTCCGTAACGCCCTGTTTGGGAAAGCGGTCGCTGGCCGGCATTGTGCTGTCGATTGTCAGTAAAACCGGTTTGATCCCACCGCTGCGGCTATTCAATATTGCTGAGGCGGAAAGTGCCCTCATTGCTGCGGGTTTCGAGGTAACTGAAACGGAATGCCTGAAACGCAGGGGCAAGCAGTATTTTATAGCGGCCGGGGAAAGTCCCGCTGCAACACCTATGCCTGTTTAA
- a CDS encoding ABC transporter permease, translated as METLKSYFFRDMSIMLGRSMRHILRSMDTIITVTIMPIAMMLLFVYVLGGAIQTGTDKYVNYLLPGILLIAIASGVSYTAYRLFIDMQRGILERFHSMPITRSSVLWGHVLTSLVSNAMSVVVIILVALLMGFRSPAGILSWLAVAGILALFTLALTWIAVIAGLSAKTVDGASAFSYPIIFLPFISSAFVPTASMLPAVRAFAEHQPVTPIVEAVRALLSNQPVGHDIWIALAWCAGIMLVAYFFAMRAYKKRV; from the coding sequence ATGGAAACGTTAAAAAGCTATTTTTTCAGGGATATGAGTATCATGCTGGGCCGTTCCATGCGCCATATCCTTCGCAGTATGGATACCATCATCACGGTGACCATTATGCCGATTGCGATGATGCTGCTGTTCGTTTATGTGCTCGGTGGAGCCATTCAGACGGGAACGGACAAATATGTGAATTACCTGCTGCCCGGCATCCTGCTGATCGCCATCGCCAGCGGCGTATCCTATACGGCTTACCGCCTGTTCATCGATATGCAGCGGGGCATCCTGGAGAGATTCCACTCCATGCCGATCACGCGCTCCAGCGTATTGTGGGGCCATGTGCTGACCTCGCTCGTCTCCAACGCCATGTCTGTAGTCGTGATCATTCTCGTTGCTCTCCTGATGGGCTTCCGTTCGCCGGCGGGGATACTGTCGTGGCTTGCCGTAGCCGGTATACTCGCGCTGTTCACGCTGGCGCTGACCTGGATCGCGGTGATCGCCGGGCTGTCCGCGAAAACGGTAGACGGCGCCAGCGCCTTCTCCTATCCCATCATCTTCCTGCCGTTTATCAGCTCGGCGTTCGTGCCCACGGCGTCTATGCTGCCGGCTGTTCGCGCCTTTGCCGAACACCAGCCGGTGACCCCGATCGTGGAGGCCGTCCGCGCACTGCTCTCCAACCAGCCGGTAGGCCATGACATATGGATTGCACTGGCCTGGTGCGCGGGCATTATGCTCGTGGCTTATTTCTTTGCGATGCGGGCGTATAAAAAGCGGGTGTAA
- a CDS encoding DUF6624 domain-containing protein translates to MFSQDFKAHKKQVIQELEQAFDLDQGTRKEFNDCVSASGMKHPECVRKRLAMVRQDSINQQIVSKVLDRYGWPPAGQITEKAGKAIFYVIQHAPLAFQLKYAGLVDTAFKRKAIIPLEYAFFIDRLRTKQGMAQLYGTQHEMDNLGNRYLYPVKNWYEVNTLRQQYGIPPLDLNETPEYRQYPKVFQNDTVVLIGHIYKDANTPIPDAAVVMDSVVLGKSNDSGFFIVCIPKKKDEDVFITIRPDADKPEGVRQAIRGSKEFYHIYVQFK, encoded by the coding sequence ATGTTTTCCCAGGATTTCAAGGCACATAAGAAGCAGGTAATTCAGGAGCTGGAGCAGGCCTTCGACCTGGATCAGGGTACCCGGAAGGAATTCAACGACTGTGTTTCGGCATCAGGCATGAAACATCCGGAATGCGTGCGGAAAAGACTGGCGATGGTCAGGCAGGACTCCATCAACCAGCAGATAGTATCGAAAGTGCTCGACCGGTATGGCTGGCCGCCTGCGGGGCAGATTACGGAGAAGGCGGGCAAGGCGATTTTCTATGTTATCCAGCATGCGCCGCTGGCGTTTCAGCTGAAGTATGCGGGGTTGGTGGATACCGCGTTCAAGCGGAAGGCCATCATTCCGCTGGAGTATGCTTTTTTTATCGACAGGTTGCGGACCAAACAAGGGATGGCCCAGCTGTACGGCACACAGCATGAAATGGACAACCTCGGGAACAGGTACCTGTACCCGGTGAAAAACTGGTACGAGGTGAATACCCTGCGGCAGCAATACGGCATCCCACCCCTGGATTTAAATGAAACGCCGGAGTACCGGCAATACCCGAAGGTTTTTCAAAATGATACGGTGGTGTTGATTGGCCATATCTACAAAGACGCCAATACCCCCATACCGGACGCAGCCGTGGTGATGGATTCCGTAGTGCTGGGCAAATCGAACGACAGCGGTTTCTTTATTGTCTGCATCCCGAAAAAGAAAGACGAAGATGTGTTTATCACCATCCGGCCCGATGCGGATAAACCCGAGGGCGTTCGTCAGGCCATCAGGGGCTCGAAAGAATTCTATCATATATACGTACAGTTCAAGTAA
- a CDS encoding pentapeptide repeat-containing protein → MLNAKMIGDKIAAARKKINISQAQLAQRLFISSQAVGKWERGESMPDITTFNSLAEILGVDLNYFSANFPSEVAEAPSVDTQVAKTEALPAAKPEKKRSWNMSGGNWVDADFSGLKNLHEKFSGSNMQRCKFIGSDMSGLLLRGNNIETCDFSGSDFGNSQVQNSNLSGNLFKDCSLKGTEFSGSYITGCDFTGADLTGVVAKSGGFEKCTIAGAVWNSASFDGMYFADMVFEGKVEDCYFENCAFKRVTFQHATLTKTFFKGRSLKSLRFIDCQADRITYEFLKSCKADVTGITLLTQ, encoded by the coding sequence ATGTTGAATGCAAAAATGATCGGCGATAAAATTGCCGCAGCACGAAAAAAGATCAATATCTCCCAGGCCCAGCTCGCCCAGCGTCTGTTCATCAGCTCCCAGGCGGTCGGAAAGTGGGAACGCGGTGAATCCATGCCGGATATCACCACTTTTAACAGTCTCGCCGAAATCCTGGGGGTTGACCTGAACTATTTCTCGGCGAATTTCCCCTCCGAGGTGGCTGAAGCGCCCTCCGTTGACACCCAGGTCGCCAAAACCGAAGCACTGCCGGCGGCAAAACCGGAAAAGAAGCGCAGCTGGAATATGTCCGGTGGCAACTGGGTAGACGCCGATTTCTCCGGGCTCAAAAACCTGCATGAAAAATTCAGCGGCTCCAATATGCAGCGCTGCAAGTTTATCGGGTCGGACATGTCGGGGTTGCTGCTGAGGGGGAACAATATTGAAACCTGCGACTTCTCCGGTTCCGACTTCGGCAACAGCCAGGTCCAGAACTCCAATTTATCCGGCAACCTGTTCAAGGACTGCTCCCTGAAAGGAACCGAATTTTCGGGAAGTTATATCACCGGCTGCGATTTTACCGGCGCTGACCTTACCGGCGTGGTGGCAAAATCCGGCGGCTTTGAGAAATGCACCATTGCCGGAGCCGTATGGAACAGCGCCTCTTTTGACGGTATGTATTTCGCCGATATGGTCTTCGAGGGAAAAGTGGAGGACTGTTATTTTGAGAACTGCGCCTTTAAAAGAGTGACGTTTCAGCATGCAACCCTCACGAAGACCTTCTTCAAAGGCAGGAGTCTGAAATCACTCCGGTTTATCGACTGCCAGGCGGACCGGATCACGTACGAATTCCTGAAAAGCTGTAAAGCGGATGTAACGGGTATCACTTTGTTAACACAATAA